Proteins co-encoded in one Candidatus Obscuribacter sp. genomic window:
- a CDS encoding alpha/beta hydrolase, translated as MQDKVSVFVYDYQGYAKSAGSATVDNIVDDGEAAYQWLRTDKHYQDKDIIVMGESLGTGVAGQLAANHPVGAIILQSGFTSLYKLAQQKMDLIKLYPPFLFLPQKLDTQAVLNRPHAPLLIIHGMRDRIIPFTQSEELYRTAVEPKQFAKLPDAGHNDIFDVDTDQYKKAISDFLTALPTASQSPSPSAALSTAQTQAPDGQP; from the coding sequence GCCACAGTAGATAACATCGTCGACGATGGCGAGGCGGCCTATCAGTGGCTCAGGACCGATAAGCACTACCAAGACAAAGACATAATAGTCATGGGAGAGTCCCTCGGCACCGGCGTAGCCGGTCAGCTAGCCGCCAATCATCCGGTCGGCGCCATCATATTGCAGTCAGGTTTTACTTCACTGTACAAGCTGGCACAGCAAAAGATGGATCTGATTAAACTCTATCCTCCATTTTTATTTTTGCCGCAAAAGCTCGATACACAGGCTGTTTTAAACAGACCACATGCACCACTACTGATCATCCATGGTATGCGTGACCGCATTATCCCATTTACACAATCCGAAGAACTCTATCGCACAGCCGTTGAGCCTAAGCAATTTGCAAAACTGCCTGATGCCGGGCACAATGACATTTTTGATGTGGACACTGACCAGTACAAAAAAGCCATCAGCGATTTTTTAACGGCGCTGCCCACGGCAAGCCAATCACCATCTCCATCCGCAGCATTATCTACTGCCCAAACCCAAGCTCCTGACGGACAGCCTTAA
- a CDS encoding DUF2314 domain-containing protein: MDVTGIDSKTINGTHNEDGETIKSVHHSDAASLPVDQIEDWLYDDGEHAAGGYTLAYFAPSVFEPLNGIDTKSPEEGLKAKQLLSNHWQEIQEKAGAADKPELTDADKQTYSFFCKLLRLVTGNLGRRPSANVMADMTGLPLTAVKSIMLLEARDRQKP; encoded by the coding sequence TTGGATGTGACTGGTATTGACAGTAAAACTATTAATGGCACACATAACGAAGATGGCGAGACTATTAAGTCAGTACATCATAGTGATGCTGCCTCATTGCCTGTGGACCAAATTGAAGACTGGCTGTATGACGATGGAGAGCATGCTGCAGGGGGCTACACTTTAGCGTATTTTGCGCCAAGTGTATTTGAGCCGCTGAATGGCATTGATACTAAGAGTCCTGAAGAAGGCTTAAAAGCTAAGCAGTTACTTTCTAATCACTGGCAAGAGATTCAGGAAAAAGCTGGAGCTGCGGATAAACCAGAGCTGACCGATGCAGATAAGCAAACTTATTCCTTCTTTTGTAAGTTATTGCGTCTGGTCACAGGTAATTTGGGCAGGCGGCCCTCAGCTAATGTGATGGCTGATATGACTGGTTTGCCCTTAACGGCGGTCAAGTCAATAATGCTTCTTGAAGCTAGAGATAGACAGAAGCCTTAG